One region of Juglans regia cultivar Chandler chromosome 4, Walnut 2.0, whole genome shotgun sequence genomic DNA includes:
- the LOC108990245 gene encoding uncharacterized protein LOC108990245, translating into MAQSSRRSKWVSLLMLLFAHPATAIPAEDGPVPNGDFETTPANGFPSLTLVDRATAIPSWKSKGTVELVEAGEKQGGMILIIPQGRHAVRLGNDAEISQGLSVEKGSIYSVTFSAARTCAQLESLNVSVPPASQTIDLQTLYNVQGWDPYAYAFEAEEEEVSLVFRNPGMEDDPTCGPIIDDIAIKKLFTPDGPKENAVINGDFEEGPWLFRNTSLGVLLPTNLDEEISSLPGWNVESNRAIRYIDSDHYTVPQGKRAVELLSGKEGIISQMVETTPNKPYTLTFSLGQAGDKCKQPLAVMAFAGDQAQNTHYTPDSNSSFQSANLNFTAKAERTRIAFYSVYYNTRSDDMSSLCGPVVDDVRVWLSGCSRNVFEGLMSLGLGFALSMLVFIMV; encoded by the exons ATGGCTCAAAGCTCCAGAAGAAGCAAATGGGTTTCGCTGTTGATGCTTCTCTTTGCTCATCCGGCCACTGCAATTCCTGCAGAAGATG GTCCTGTACCAAACGGTGATTTCGAGACGACCCCAGCAAACGGGTTCCCGAGCTTGACCCTGGTAGACAGAGCCACCGCGATCCCGAGCTGGAAATCGAAGGGCACGGTGGAGCTCGTAGAAGCGGGGGAGAAACAGGGCGGGATGATACTCATCATACCGCAAGGTAGACACGCGGTGCGGCTCGGTAACGACGCCGAGATCAGCCAAGGGCTGAGCGTGGAGAAGGGGTCCATTTACTCGGTCACCTTCAGCGCCGCCCGCACCTGCGCGCAGTTGGAGTCGCTTAACGTGTCCGTGCCGCCTGCGTCGCAGACGATAGACTTGCAGACGCTTTACAACGTGCAGGGGTGGGACCCGTACGCCTACGCGTTCGAGGCGGAGGAGGAAGAGGTGAGTTTGGTTTTTAGGAATCCGGGCATGGAGGATGACCCCACTTGTGGCCCCATCATTGACGATATTGCCATAAAAAAGCTCTTCACTCCCGATGGACCCAAAG AAAATGCAGTTATAAATGGCGATTTTGAAGAAGGCCCATGGCTGTTTAGAAACACCTCACTCGGTGTCTTACTCCCCACCaatcttgatgaagaaatatcCTCATTACCGGGTTGGAATGTGGAATCTAACAGAGCCATTCGCTACATAGACTCCGACCATTACACAGTTCCCCAAGGCAAAAGGGCAGTTGAATTGCTTTCAGGTAAGGAAGGCATAATTTCTCAAATGGTGGAAACAACACCAAACAAACCGTACACCTTGACCTTTTCCTTGGGCCAAGCTGGGGACAAATGCAAGCAGCCACTTGCTGTCATGGCCTTTGCTGGAGATCAGGCTCAAAACACCCATTACACGCCTGATTCCAACTCTTCCTTTCAGAGTGCTAATCTCAACTTCACAGCCAAGGCTGAGAGGACCAGAATTGCATTCTACAGTGTCTATTATAACACGAGAAGCGACGACATGAGTTCGCTATGCGGTCCGGTGGTGGATGATGTGAGAGTGTGGCTTTCTGGGTGTAGTAGAAATGTGTTTGAAGGATTGATGAGTTTGGGGCTTGGCTTTGCTCTTTCGATGTTGGTTTTCATCATGGTGTAG
- the LOC108990246 gene encoding 40S ribosomal protein S14-3-like, whose translation MSRKKTREPKEENVTLGPAVREGEQVFGVAHIYASFNDTFLHVTDLSGRETLVRITGGMKVKADRDESSPYAAMLAAQDVAQRCKELGITALHIKLRATGGNKTKTPGPGAQSALRALARSGMKIGRIEDVTPIPSDSTRRKGGRRGRRL comes from the exons ATG TCGAGGAAGAAGACTAGGGAGCCAAAGGAAGAAAATGTGACCCTTGGACCTGCTGTAAGAGAAGGAGAACAAGTTTTTGGTGTTGCCCACATTTATGCGTCATTTAATGACACATTCCTT CATGTGACTGATCTGTCAGGTAGAGAAACACTTGTTCGCATTACTG GTGGGATGAAGGTGAAGGCTGACCGAGATGAGTCTTCACCATATGCTGCCATGCTTGCAGCGCAGGATGTTGCTCAGAGATGCAAG GAACTTGGAATAACCGCTCTGCATATCAAGCTCCGTGCCACTGGTGGGAACAAGACAAAAACTCCTGGTCCTGGGGCTCAGTCTGCTCTCCGTGCACTTGCTCGTTCTGGAATGAAAATTGGTCGAATAG AGGATGTCACTCCAATTCCTAGTGACAGCACTCGTAGAAAAGGTGGTAGAAGAGGGAGAAGGCTGTAA
- the LOC108990266 gene encoding 60S ribosomal protein L18a-like, with protein sequence MVTFRFHQYQVVGRALPTEADEHPKIYRMKLWATNEVRAKSKFWYFLRKLKKVKKSNGQMLAINEIFEKNPTKIKNYGIWLRYQSRTGYHNMYKEYRDTTLNGAVEQMYNEMASRHRVRFPCIQIIKTATVPAKLCKRESTKQFHNSKIKFPLVFKKVRPPSRKLKTTYKAKRPNLFM encoded by the exons ATGGTTACTTTTAGG TTTCACCAGTATCAAGTTGTTGGGAGGGCTCTGCCGACTGAAGCCGATGAGCACCCAAAGATCTACCGCATGAAACTCTGGGCCACAAACGAAGTTCGCGCCAAGTCCAAGTTCTG GTATTTTCTGAGGAAATTGAAGAAGGTCAAGAAAAGCAATGGGCAAATGCTTGCGATCAATGAG ATCTTTGAAAAGAACCCTACCAAGATCAAGAACTACGGGATTTGGTTGAGGTATCAAAGCCGAACAGGTTATCACAATATGTACAAGGAATACCGTGACACCACCCTAAACGGGGCAGTGGAACAGATGTACAATGAGATGGCTTCCAGACACAGAGTCAGGTTTCCTTGCATCCAAATTATCAAGACAGCCACTGTGCCGGCGAAACTCTGCAAGAGGGAGAGTACCAAGCAATTCCACAACTCTAAAATCAAGTTCCCCTTGGTGTTTAAGAAGGTCAGGCCGCCAAGCAGGAAGCTGAAGACCACATACAAGGCAAAAAGGCCTAACTTGTTTATGTAG